Proteins from one Syngnathus scovelli strain Florida chromosome 9, RoL_Ssco_1.2, whole genome shotgun sequence genomic window:
- the ccne2 gene encoding G1/S-specific cyclin-E2, whose protein sequence is MSRRSDRITLQARDSNTLEPTPRAPLRKRKCEQTAKKSQPAAKKQSCYEIQKCWSDEGASPCVLIETPHKELEPADLSGFKQYRFKNLFIKPSPLPCLSWASSDDVWIKMLNKELKYVHDKTYMQRHQKLQPSMRAILLDWVLEVSEVYCLHRQTAYLAQDFFDRFMLTQEDVNKDYLQLIGITALFIASKIEEIYPPKIGEFAYVTDGACDTWDIRRTELQILKALDWNLCPETPISWLKLYAQVEAQNGDENFLVPQFSQEIYIQMTQLLDLCIMDIRSLDFSYSVLAAAAFCHFSTFDVVNKVSGLTWESVSECVRWMSPFVDTLRSEAKPELKTFARVKMEDRHNIQTHVTYLDFLRKAQERHTQDASNCPLSPVVAMATILTPPSSTEKPTNH, encoded by the exons ATGTCCAGACGCAG TGATCGCATCACCCTTCAAGCCAGAGACTCAAACACGCTGGAACCCACCCCCCGAGCGCCACTGAGGAAAAGAAAGTGCGAG CAGACCGCCAAGAAGAGTCAACCCGCTGCAAAGAAACAAAGCTGCTATGAAATTCAg AAATGTTGGTCGGACGAAGGAGCGAGTCCGTGCGTCCTCATCGAGACGCCGCACAAAGAACTGGAACCCGCCGACCTTTCCGGCTTCAAGCAGTACCGTTTCAAGAACCTCTTCATCAAGCCCTCGCCCCTCCCTTGTCTCAG TTGGGCCAGCTCGGACGACGTGTGGATCAAGATGCTCAACAAGGAGCTCAAGTACGTTCACGACAAGACTTACATGCAGAGACACCAAAAGCTGCAGCCCAGCATGAGGGCCATCCTCCTCGACTGGGTTCTTGAG GTGAGCGAAGTGTACTGCCTCCACCGGCAAACGGCGTACTTGGCGCAGGACTTCTTCGACCGCTTCATGCTGACTCAGGAGGACGTCAACAAGGACTACCTGCAACTCATCGGCATCACCGCGCTCTTCATCGCCTCCAAGATCGAG GAGATCTACCCTCCTAAAATTGGCGAGTTCGCCTACGTGACGGACGGTGCCTGCGACACGTGGGACATCCGCCGCACCGAGCTTCAAAtcctcaag GCATTAGACTGGAATCTTTGTCCGGAGACCCCCATCTCTTGGCTCAAGCTTTACGCTCAAGTGGAGGCCCAGAACGGCGATGAGAACTTTCTTGTGCCGCAGTTCTCACAGGAAATATACATTCAGATGACGCAG CTGTTGGACTTGTGCATCATGGATATCCGCTCGTTGGACTTTAGCTACAGCgtcctcgccgccgccgccttctgCCACTTCTCCACCTTCGACGTCGTCAACAAAGTGTCCG GTCTGACGTGGGAAAGCGTGTCGGAGTGCGTGCGGTGGATGAGCCCCTTCGTGGACACGCTGCGCTCGGAGGCCAAACCCGAGCTCAAGACTTTCGCCAGAGTGAAGATGGAAGACCGACACAACATCCAGACGCACGTTACCTACTTGGACTTCCTG AGAAAAGCTCAAGAGCGCCACACTCAGGATGCCAGCAACTGCCCGCTTTCACCTGTGGTTGCTATGGCAACCATCTTGACACCACCCAGCAGCACGGAGAAACCGACTAATCACTGA
- the nagpa gene encoding N-acetylglucosamine-1-phosphodiester alpha-N-acetylglucosaminidase: protein MAPRQISGRLLWLFLCLCCRLWTSRSPGDGVWALDDTPVPHMSILQPNPDDLGPPRQTRFRDCQAIVHGNLTHENIRPSNHSGLPVAESRLVAYQLPGRFGTAHFTVVHDPLRTLSVLEPGRPGGCANRTLSTVEATSQALGCLYAQNGGFFDTHTGQCLGNVVSDGRMVQDSGGVQNAQFGIRRDGTLVFGYLSEEEVLDESNPFVQLVSGVMWLLRNGEVYVNSSLKAECKGTQETGSLQYFSDVISARTVLGHDAEGRVVLVQVDGQTGERGMNLWEMADFLKENGVINAINMDGGGSSTFVSNGILASYPSDKCKADTRWRCARAVSTVLCVHPRRCQPADCGGHGICEDGVCRCQEDWQGAGCESAVCQPPFCGPHGVCAAGRCVCDAGWRGKNCSQECLAGFYGNGCNQTCICMNGGSCHHVHGGCSCMPGFSGATCEEGGRSKDKEQERETYLTEATWLTLTIILSILMLLSLLAVVVLLRRPSRVSRTHANYTYLPLTTFDGEVSNGRTADKCDRDCSNSLEII from the exons ATGGCACCCAGACAAATATCTGGAAGACTTTTATGGCTGTTTTTATGTCTTTGTTGCCGGCTGTGGACGAGCCGAAGTCCCGGTGACGG AGTATGGGCGTTGGATGACACCCCAGTGCCCCACATGAGCATCCTGCAGCCCAACCCGGACGACCTGGGTCCTCCTCGCCAAACACGCTTCAGAGACTGTCAGGCCATCGTGCACGGCAATCTCACACACGAGAACATACGTCCCAGCAACCACAGCGGTCTACCGGTAGCCGAGTCCAGGCTGGTCGCGTACCAACTGCCTGGCCGTTTTGGGACCG CCCATTTTACTGTCGTCCACGACCCACTGAGGACCCTGTCGGTGCTGGAGCCAGGTCGGCCGGGCGGCTGCGCCAATCGCACTTTGTCTACGGTGGAGGCCACGTCCCAGGCCCTTGGCTGTCTGTACGCCCAGAACGGCGGCTTCTTCGACACACATACAGGCCAGTGTCTGGGCAACGTGGTGAGTGACGGCAGGATGGTGCAGGACAGCGGCGGCGTGCAGAACGCCCAGTTTGGCATTAGGAGGGACGGCACCCTGGTGTTTGG GTATCTGTCCGAGGAAGAGGTTTTGGATGAATCCAATCCCTTTGTTCAGTTGGTGAGCGGAGTCATGTGGCTGCTGAGAAACGGCGAGGTGTACGTTAACTCCAGTCTGAAGGCTGAATGCAAGGGGACGCAGGAGACCG GCTCGTTGCAGTATTTCAGCGACGTTATTTCGGCCAGGACAGTGTTGGGTCACGACGCCGAGGGCAGGGTTGTCTTGGTGCAGGTAGACGGACAGACGGGAGAAAGAGG aATGAACCTTTGGGAGATGGCTGACTTTCTCAAAGAAAATGGAGTCATCAACGCCATCAATATGGATGGCGGCGGGTCGTCCACTTTTGTGTCCAATGGCATCTTGGCTAGCTACCCGTCTGACAAATG CAAGGCAGACACAAGGTGGCGCTGCGCTCGGGCAGTCTCCACCGTCCTGTGCGTCCACCCGCGACGTTGCCAGCCGGCGGACTGCGGCGGACACGGCATATGCGAGGACGGAGTTTGTCGCTGCCAGGAAGACTGGCAGGGCGCCGGCTGCGAGTCGGCGGTGTGTCAACCGCCATTTTGCGGTCCCCACGGGGTCTGCGCCGCCG GTCGTTGCGTCTGTGATGCCGGATGGAGAGGCAAGAACTGCAGTCAAG aatgttTGGCAGGTTTCTACGGCAACGGCTGCAATCAGACTTGCATCTGCATGAACGGCGGCTCGTGCCATCACGTCCACGGAGGCTGCAGCTGCATGCCGGGATTCTCCGGAGCTACCTGTGAAGAAG GTGGACGCTCAAAGGACAAAGAGCAGGAGCGAGAAACTTATCTGACAGA ggcAACCTGGTTGACGCTCACGATCATCTTGAGCATTCTGATGTTGCTCAGCCTGCTGGCTGTGGTGGTCCTGCTGCGCAGGCCCTCACGGGTGAGTCGCACGCATGCCAACTACACCTACCTGCCGCTCACCACCTTCGACGGAGAAGTTTCCAACGGCCGCACGGCTGACAAATGTGATCGGGATTGCTCAAACTCACTGGAAATAATTTAG
- the tp53inp1 gene encoding tumor protein p53-inducible nuclear protein 1 has protein sequence MFQRFASALFGDDVAAPETTRRLRHDKQPEEEEEEEDWILVNFLADSCSSQRGDGLSASTVGRGEGEGEEEDDEDLVMIPSPMASPPIRYASCTSLNSTADTDPDGGGEDDEGEEDEDGDFLRLDASSLEESWFVTPPPCFTGRGVQSVLVETSPLENLLIEHPSMSVYAHHSPPRLNQNPMQRSLDLTAAPKEKGRRALDPSRHRPDVSSVQRRAGPHQSACYAAALSSRAGLFPQRPGLAGQSLLSRNALRRLNLLHPPKAGPTHLHQPSQRHLNF, from the exons ATGTTCCAGAGGTTCGCCAGCGCCTTGTTCGGCGACGACGTTGCCGCGCCCGAGACAACCCGCCGCCTTCGCCACGATAAGCAgcccgaggaggaggaggaggaggaagactgGATTCTGGTCAACTTTCTGG CCGATAGCTGTTCAAGCCAGCGTGGCGACGGCCTATCCGCTTCCACCGTTGGCCGGGGCGAAGgcgagggggaggaggaagacgacgaGGACCTGGTGATGATCCCGTCCCCCATGGCCAGCCCTCCCATCCGCTACGCCTCCTGCACCTCCCTCAACTCCACGGCCGACACCGACCCGGACGGCGGCGGCGAAGACGACGAGGGGGAGGAAGACGAGGACGGCGACTTCCTGCGTCTGGACGCCTCGTCCTTGGAGGAGAGCTGGTTCGTCACCCCGCCGCCGTGTTTCACCGGCCGCGGGGTCCAGTCCGTCCTGGTGGAGACCAGTCCTCTGGAGAACCTGCTGATTGAACACCCAAGCATGTCGGTCTACGCCCACCACAGCCCACCCAGGCTAAACCAGAACCCCATGCAGCGCTCTCTGGACCTGACCGCCGCTCCCAAGGAGAAAGGCAGGCGCGCTCTGGACCCTTCACGTCACAG ACCAGACGTGTCATCGGTCCAGCGCCGTGCAGGCCCGCATCAGTCGGCATGCTACGCGGCGGCGCTGTCCTCCCGCGCCGGCCTGTTCCCGCAGCGTCCGGGCCTGGCCGGCCAGTCGCTCTTGTCCCGCAACGCGCTGCGCCGCCTCAACCTGCTGCACCCGCCCAAGGCCGGCCCCACCCACCTGCACCAGCCCAGCCAGCGCCACCTCAACTTCTGA